The Epinephelus lanceolatus isolate andai-2023 chromosome 16, ASM4190304v1, whole genome shotgun sequence nucleotide sequence TCAACTCCGCCGTCCAGGAGACCACTGGGGTTTCTCCTGCAGAGCTGAATCTCAGTCGGCCACTGAGAGGACCCCTGGATGTCATGCTGCAACCCCGAGAGTCTGCTCCAGACACCCCTGCTTATGCCAAGGTTGCCCAGCTGGAAGATCTGAGTTCCTTTGTCAAAAAGAACATGGATTCTGCGAGATGTAGGCAGAAAAGAAACTATGACAAGAACCGACGAGACATGGAGTTTCAGCCGTGAGACTGAGTTTGGGTCCGAGCCCATCCCCTCTCCAAAGCCAAAAAATCCTTCACTGCCAAGTTAGCCCCTAAATGGCAAGGGCCTTATCGAGTGGTGCAACAGGTAGAACCAGTGAACTATCAAGTGGTTCTGGAGGATTCTGGGCAGGACCTGAAGGTTGTCCACATTTCACGGCTGAAGCCCTGCTACCCCACTGCTCAAGAGCTGGAGAAGCGGGAGCACCAGCGTGTTTTAGAGATCTTTCTGGAGGACTCTGATGAAGAGAACTTCCTGGGGTTCTCAGACACTCCATATCCTGCTTCTCGTGCTGGAAGGGATGGACCTGCAGGAGGACAAGAGGATGATTACCCTGACTGCTCCTCTGATTCTGAAAGCGACCCCCTTAACACAAGTTTTGGAATGTAACTCGTGTTCAATTGTTTATATATCTCAGAGGCTAAACTTATGACAGGATGACCACAGCGCCTTACCTTTGGTTGGCTTTCGCGAAGGGGGGAGGAGTGTGGCGACCCAGCTGTTTTGACGTCATTTTCCATTTACAAATCCAGCCGTTCACGCCCATCTCTCATCTCCATTCATCCAATAACCATATGCCACCAAACCCGCGTAGTAATTCAAAACCCCCCAATCACTCGCGTTTCACTACTACggagaaacacagacacaccggACACATGTTGACAACTCTTACCTGCTGCTGAATTACGTGCCGTTTAATCAATCGATCATAGCCTCACGGTAAGAGCCAGCCACTTTAGCATCTTTAGCATGCCGAGCGTTCACTTGCCTGTTGTCCCACGGTAAACATATGATTTAATAACTCCACAGAGTACCGAGCTCCGTGACTGCCGTGTCATCCCCGACTAACCCAGACTCTACTGATGGGAGGTACAGTGTCTGAacaattatttattaatgtatttctctgtgCGCTTGTCAAATTGTTGTTTTCCTGGTCGCTTGTAGGGTGGGATCCGTGGTAAAACCCGGAATGGATTAATCTTTTCTGTCAAAGCTGGGGGATACGGGAATGGATTGAATTGGATGGATTGAATGCAAGGACTGGATTATATGGAATGGACTGTCGCCCAATTCAATGAACTGTAAAATACAAGGAAGAAAACTGAATCTGGTgttgtgttgtaaatgtttaATTGTGAATTGTATTTTGGACTGCTCCTTTAAGCAAGTGTGGTTGTGCAGGTTtaaggtctgtttgttttaagtttAAAGTATTATTATTTGTCAGACCCGACTCTGACTGGCACCAAACTCTAGTCCGAGATTGTAGCACCCTTTTGATATGCTGAGAAGGCTGCTGGAGATCAGAACTGAACATAACCAAGTACTTGAGGAGCTGGGCATGGACACACTTTTCACAAGCGATTGGGCTAAGCTGGAAAACCTTGTCAAGCTGCTTGAGCCCTTTGCCATTCACACAGACCAGCTTCAGAGTGACAGCCAGTCACTCTCACAAGTAGTGCCATGTCTGCTCAACCTTGAGGCACACCTGCTGACGACTGCTGCTGGGAAGCAGTTAGCTCAAGTGCTGCTGAAGTCCTTGCGAGAACGTTTTGCTGCCATTCTTAGCCCTGATTCCCCACAGTTTGATgctacaccagcagcagcctacCTACTGGATCCAAGTGTTTCACTGATTCTTCAAACACCAGACACGGTGCCACTGAGGAGGGCAGCACAGTCTTTAGTGCAGAACCTGGCAGCTCAGTATAACCCAGCAACTCCTTCTCAGGATAATGTCATTGCCACTCAAACTGCAGCACACTCCCCTCCTACTGTCCTTCAGAAATACCGCTTCCTTGCCTCCCGTATGGAGGTCAATGCGTCACTGACAAATGAGCCTGAGGGAGCCGACAGTCTGTTGACCGAAATGAAGAAGTATGGCGACGACGTCAAACAGGGTGTGTTTAATGAGACACCATTGCAGTTCTGGAGATCAAGAGAGGCTGTCTATCCAAAACTTGCCCCTGTGGCACTAGATCTAGTTAGTGCCCCTGCCTCACAAGCCTTTGTGGAGCACATCTTCTCAGTGTGTGGACTGTTGTCATCTGGCCTGAGGAACAGAACAACCACATCTCTGGAGCAGCGTGTTTTCCTCAAGATCAACAAGAAATTGTTGCTTGACTGAAGTACACccatcactctctttctctcactcacacacacacacacacacacacacacacacacacacacactcatgaacATCAGAGTGGATCCCATAAGGTTATATGTCAAAAGTTGTGACAGTTGTGGAAAAATGTTAACAAGTTGTTGACAACTGGATGTTTCTACCAGTGCCCTATACTGAACCAGTTCTGTTGCTGCCAAAGAACCAATGTTGGACAGAAGGCATTGTAAGGTTAACATAGAAAAGCTAAGCACATCAGCATCAAGCTGAGGAAGAGAAGGATATTATCAGCTGTCTGGCTCTGTGCACTACCAGATAGATGTGCACTTTAAGTGTTCAAAACATTCACTGTATTCACTTTATGATGTTAAATACAATACAACACGTGAGGTACTACTGTATTGTTAATCTATACTGTACTGATATGTCAAAAAAACACCTGCATCTAGTGCTGAGCAGCCTAgttcttaatttatttttgagttGGTAATTTTGGTCTGTTCATATTATTTTTTCAGATTGGTTGGTTGCTCAACAGtaactgaataaatattttaaaatggtaTCTTTTGTTGAGTTTTATTACACAATACTTACTCTAATCTTTTTGAATCCTGCGCCTGACAAATAACCCAAAGTatgaaaaaactaaaactaataaaaactaaactaaaactaagcATTTAGGAAAAATGAAAACTAACAAAAACTAGCAAACCAGCCCtaaaaactaattaaaactAACTGAattagagggaaaaaaaaagtcaaaactaaataaaattaaaccatAATGAAAAATCCAAAACTATTATAATCTTGGTCCAGGGGTGCATTGTGGTGCAGGGGCACTCACAGCATGATAAACAAAGATGGTGGGAATTAAATCTGCTCTAAGCCTTGTCCTGCCCTGTTTGGTCTTGGCAAACTGGCCTGCACCAAAATGTGCCTGCAGTGACTGAGTTTACTTCCCACACACAACAACTTGGGAACACTTTATACTTACTGgacatgtatacactcattacATATCCATTAGACAACTTCAAACAGATTCAATTAAAACTGATGCCACTTGTCATACTTTGTCAAACATTCACAACTAATGAAGCTCCTTAAGATGGGGAACAAAGAGCACACCTTATCTCACAAGACAACGTCAGACTCAGGCATATATAGGTGTGCCTAACCATTTCTGTCTCAACTCCCTGGGTTTTGCAAGCTTTTCCCTGTTCCTTATTTTTAATAAACCTAACACTGAGCTTCCCAATAGTGTGGTCTTTGTTTATGGAAATGTAGTAATACAGTATTTGAGAATGATAActcacatatttttgttgttgtagtctGTAGTGAGTCTAAGGTTACTCCTGCTGACTTTagccaaaaaaaaattctcatctCTGTGTCAATGAAGAAATTGTGCACGCATACCTCTCTCTCTAAACGATTGGAACATCCCCACACAGTACCATGGTGGAGACTGTATGAGAGGACGACACAGAAGGAGGGGcacagacaaactgcttgacatCCTAGTCACGTTTCTGACTTTATTAGAAATTAATTCGTTACAGTAAATAAGTACATcgtaaaaagacaaagatacataaaatatatatgtctataaactgatgctgctgctgttgctgctgctattCCAGTGACCCCTTGTGCTGTCACTTGACAGTCATTGGTAATCACCTGTCAGCAGTGGTGCAGTAGGCACAagatccaagatggctgctgaGCACACTCACAGTGTGGCAGGTACTGCGTGTGTGCTGAAAACATCAACTCCATCTTATAGTTGGACATCTAGTGTTGCTTTTACACTATGCTTGCTTTTATTATCAACACGGCAGCGACTAacaactaaaaacaacaaggaCAACTTCTTCTCCCCAGCACCCGTGAGTCAGCACCTTCTGTACTCTATAATCCTGCATGACGGACGAGCCAGGGCATCGGtgccatgtcattggtccgacagcccattggtccgacatcccattagtccgacgtcccgttgttcagatgtgtgattatactaggctatactgtatttgtgtaccatagaggatcagcaaacgcaacaaaagtaggctactggtcgagatacaagtgtcatagagaggagagaatgaaacaccataacctcctgttattaactctggggtctgggttgtgtggggagctttccgcggtgctgaacggctcctggcgggcatatttctgccttgatggtgcgctgcgaccggctctgggtcagctgggaaaggcttgaggcgaagcaggctcacggcttatgtttgccactttctttttcattttaacccacaccatgatcttttcctaaccctaaccaagtggtttttgtgcctaaacctaaccagaccttaaccacagggcatcatgatgatttcggaacaatagatttaatatggttggaacaatgggttgtcagaataatgggctgtcggaccaatgggcagaccccagACAACTACCCCAGCTAATGTATTCCGAAGGCTTTTTTATTTGACACTCATGGCACTTGTAGCTGACAATGTGGAGGTAAACCCTGGCCCACAAACGCTAGGGCTAACATCACAGCAGCTAGAAGCTAACAACAGCTTGGCACACCTGGCTACCTGCAGCACCGCAACAGCTTATCCAACGGAGCTAACAACTAGCATGGCTAGCAACCTACTAGCTCTGCTCCACTTACCTCCCCCATTGTTTCAGCAGCTGTGTCTCCCCAATGTCCGTCCTGTTGGCATGGAGCTTGATGGTGTTCGGTGCCCGATGTCAGGGTGGAACAGGGGGGCCAGCGACGTTGCCTCCAAGCAAGGCTACCCGACATCAGCTATCAGTGGTGCCGCGCCGACGGCACAAAGCCTAGCAGCTCATAGCCAGCTGTCATCCAGGTGTTACTCAGCGGCAGATGCGTTGATATGTCCAATCACACACATAATAAACCTATCTATCAAACACTGTATTGTCC carries:
- the LOC117248746 gene encoding zinc finger BED domain-containing protein 4-like, giving the protein MARALSSGATELEKREHQRVLEIFLEDSDEENFLGFSDTPYPASRAGRDGPAGGQEDDYPDCSSDSESDPLNTSFGMVGSVHPFDMLRRLLEIRTEHNQVLEELGMDTLFTSDWAKLENLVKLLEPFAIHTDQLQSDSQSLSQVVPCLLNLEAHLLTTAAGKQLAQVLLKSLRERFAAILSPDSPQFDATPAAAYLLDPSVSLILQTPDTVPLRRAAQSLVQNLAAQYNPATPSQDNVIATQTAAHSPPTVLQKYRFLASRMEVNASLTNEPEGADSLLTEMKKYGDDVKQGVFNETPLQFWRSREAVYPKLAPVALDLVSAPASQAFVEHIFSVCGLLSSGLRNRTTTSLEQRVFLKINKKLLLD